The DNA sequence TTTTGTTACATGCCTGCTCATTATTTTCATAACCGTTTTCTGGCTCATTCAAAAAAAGTCACTTCCTATTCAGAAGCAGATTTCAATATACAGACGCATTCCCGGCATCCGCTCCTACTTATGGTTAAACACTTCCTATCAATTTGCCTCTCATATAACTTCCCTCCTTAAAACAGGCATGTCATTTAAGGAGATTTTTCAACACATGTCCGATCAGGAAAAGCTTCCAATACTCGCTTTCTACTCAAGCAAAATAAACGCCACACTTCAAAAAGGGGCTCACCTTAGCACAGAACTTACTAAACTTGCCTTCCTTGACAGCAACCTTTCCTGCATTTTCGAAAAAAATGCTGATTACACATCACTTGAAAAAGATCTTGATTCGTACGCGGAGATGGTAATCGACAATATTCAGAGAAAAATTAAAAATATTATCGGATTCATCCAGCCTCTATCTTTTATAGTACTCGGCTTTTTTATCATCATAATCTATATGACGCTAATGTGGCCTATGTTCCAATTAATACAATCGATTTAGGAGGTAATTAATTTGAAAAAAATACGAAAGGGAGAAAAAGGGTTTACTCTAATTGAGATGCTTATCGTGCTGCTTATAATTGCTGTTCTCATTTTACTAATTATCCCAAACCTAGCTGGCAAGAGTAAAGAAGTGAATAAAAAAGGATGCATGGCGTTAAAGTCGATGGTTCAGTCGCAGGTTACTGCCTACGAACTGGCGGAAGGAAAGTTCCCAGCCAATCTTGATGAGCTCGTTTCTGGCGGCTATATTGAAAAAGATCAAAAGTCTTGTTCGAGCAAACAGACACTTCAGTATGACAGTACAACTGGCAAAGTGACTGTTTCGGAAAAGCCATGAACTGCGAAAAAGGTTTCACGCTTATTGAGTCCCTTCTTGCTCTATCCATTACCGGTCTGCTTCTGTTCATTGCTATACCAATTAGTTCCAAGTTTTTTGACAAACTTCAGGAGAAACTATTTTTTGAAACACTTAATCAACATCTTCTTGTTGCACAAAATGAGGCGATTACGACCAATCAGCCAATTTCGCTATTAATTAGAGAGGCGGATTACAACGTCAAAAGTGTCCATCATCAACTTCCATTCGAGCAAACGCTTCCTGATTCCTATAAATTCATCGGTTTTCCAAGAAGAAATGAAATTACATTCAACTACAAGGGATCTATCAGTTCAGCAGGCAAATTCAGTATAAAGGCAAAAGATAAATACTACTGGTTCATTCTCCCCCCTGGCAAAGGACGTGCTCGATTTGAAGAAAAGTAACGGGTTCACTTTCATTGAAATGCTCGTTTCGATTTCAATCATCTTAATGCTCGCCAGCTTAGCCATTCCAATTGCTTCAAAAATAAAAGCAGAGCGGCAAAAACTTAGCGATACGAGAATGTTCATTCAGCTCCTTCATGATGAACTTCAGCACATTCTATATGACAAAGAGCGCAAGACGAATGACAATTTTACCAGGAAAGTACGTAATCGTGAGTTGTCATTCTCGTTATATGAAGAAGGAGTATACCAGAAGGGATGTGTAAGTTGGAAAAATGCCGTACAGAAGCAGGAGTCACATTGTCTCTATGGCCATACCTCCAAGTGAGCATGGATTTACTTTCATCTCTTTGTTGCTAGGTCTTACATTTCTCGCAATTGCCTTTCCTTTGCTGGCTCACACTTTGAAAACAGCAAAACATGACAGTTATTATGAAGAGCTTTCCATTCAGCAATTCTTCTCTGTATTGAGGATTGAGCTAGCTCAGGCCAGCAATGTGCATATCGATTCCGATAAGAGAAAAATAAGCTATAAACTGCCTGATGATTCAGAGACTGCAGGGGTTGCCATGATCGGTCAATACGAAGATCTCATTCGCCGCCAAGTAGATAATCTTGGACATGAAATATATTTAAGGGGTATTCAAACCGTCCAATTTGAGAGACTTTCCTACGGATTGAAAGTTCTTATAGTTGGAAAAGGTGGTGAAGACTATTCAAAAGTTATCGTCCTACATGAAAAACAGTAAAGGGTTTATTTTTCCTGCTGTCCTGTTCTATACCGCAGCGATCTTCCTCCTAATTCAGACAATGACCCAAATGTACTTAACAGAAATAAGATTAACAAAAAACCTGATAGCACAACTTGAAACTGAAACTTTAATTCAAATGAGACTTCATGAGGCCAGGCAAGAGTATAAGTCCAAGCGGCCGACCAATAAAATATTAAATAAAAAATACGAATACCCTCATGGTTTTGTCGAAGTTGCTCTCTCCGAAACCTCACCTACGAAATATAAAGCAGCCTTAATAGCAAAAACCACAAACGGAGGAGTCCGATCAATTTCATCAACGGTAGATGTCCCCCCTCCCGCAAAGAGTAATAAAAAAGTAGATAAAAAAAAGAAGAAAGAAGAAGAAAAAATGGAAACAGAAGAACCGAAGAAAACTCCTACTAAAATTAAAGAAAAAGAGGAATAAAGAGACGCTTGTAAACTGTCAGGCAATTCATTTACTTTATAAAGAGCCTCGTTTATAATTGAAATGTAATCGTTTTCCAAAAGGAGGTATAGGCATGGATCGCATGTTCAGAGTCATTGCCTTTTGGACAGGTATCTTCACAGTCATGTTTTACATTGGTGATATGCAAAAAACCGCAATTCTCTTCTTAGTTCAAACCGCATTTTTCTTGACTGTCGGCTATCTGAACCTGTCTGAGCGCATGTACATGTATCTGTTTGCGGCATATTGCACTGTCTTCTTTGTCGGATTTACTTGGTATACGGAATTTATCCTTGTTCCAGGTTTCGGACACTGATGCAGCAATTTTGCTGTAAAACGAAAAAGACCCTCGCAAAGCTTGCAAGGGTCTTTTCTTATTACCTGACGTATACAAATGGATTATTCTGTTTTTCAGAACCTATCGTAGTATTTGGACCATGTCCGGGATAAACTGTATATGTATCCGGTAGTTGATAAAGTCGGCTTTTTATACTGTTTTCCAAAATATCACGGTCTCCGCCAGGCAAATCGGTGCGACCGATTCCTTGGAAAAACAATGCGTCGCCGCTTATTACTTTTTCATCTTCATGAAATACGAAACTTACACTCCCTGGCGAGTGTCCCGGCGTATGCAATACTTCGATAGAAAATGGACCAATTTCCATTTTTCCCTCATAAAGATAATGCTCTGCTGGAGACGTGACAATATCTTCTCCGGAAAAAAGCTTTGAACGGTTTAGACCAGAATCCTGAAGCCAGTCTTTTTCATCCTCATGAATATAAACTTCAGTTTGATAGCGCTTTCTTATTTCGTCCAAGGCTCCTATATGGTCGAAGTGTGCATGCGTCAACAAAATGGCCTGTGGTGTAAGATCAAGTTGATCTATCGCATGTTCGATTGCTTGAGCATCACTTCCCGGATCAATAATAATTGCATCTTTCCCCTTAAACACAATATAGCAGTTGGCACCAAGCGGTCCCAGGGACATTCCTTGAATATTCATCCTGCAAAACCTCCAGTTGTGACTGCTCCCCTTATCATTCAACCCTCTCGACAAAATGATTTATATCATTTAAAATAATAAGGAAATACTCAGTAAATATATAATAATACAAAAATGAGTCATACTTCAATGCTTTTTACAGCTCAAGGGAGGGAATCATATGGTACTCGGAATCATTCTGCTCGTCGTCGCTTTGCTGAGCGCTGTCTCGGTATTGCGTCAGCTGAAGTTGCGAAACCCTTTGGCAATTGCCTTCTCGGGACTTTCTGCATTGGCATTCGGATTCTTCTCAATTGCTACAATCATCTCGGAAATAACAGCTTAGATATGCGGCCCTCTCGGTTTATCCGTGAGGGTCCATTTTATTGACCAAGCAGTCTCTTTTCCTTGCTGATCAACAGTCGGCACATTCGATAGTCGTCCACACCTATCAATTTAGCTGCGTACAAATCCCCAATTTCCATTTCCAATAATTCAAGATCTCCGAGCCGATCTCCTGTATAAACGATAATGCCATGCTTCTTAAGCAGTTGTTGCACATCATATAAACTTTTCATTATGTGCCTCCGTTCAACGGACATAACGCTTGACCTTTCTTCATATAATGGCTTCTGAATACAAGATTAGGAAGGAATCCATACATGAAGAAAAAGCTGATCGCTCCTGTCCTCACTATCATTTTGTTTCTACTATACATTGCATTTGTACATCCTGCTGTCCAGACCATCACTTACTTCCCTCTCGCTGCAGATAAACAATATAAATATGCTTACACAAAGCTAATTCCACCTGTTGATGCGTCAGTTGATGGTAAGTATCGTGTGGACTGGACAAGTATTTCAATGAGCGAGGAACCTCTATATCTGCGTCAGGATGTGTCTCTTCTCTTTCGAAACGGATGCCTGATTGGCGCCCAGAGTTCCTGGAAGAAAAATACTGCCGCAATCAAAATGACAGAATATCCAGCTATGCAAGGTGATAGTCTTCTTGAAGCCATAACATTGCATCATGGTGAAATCCACGACATGCAAGATAACATCAGCTCTATCCAGGCAATGTCAAGTTCGCGCCTTTATATTGACTCGGATCGAAAAAAGCCATTTACAATCCATGCTTTCAATACTGCGTCTACAGATGAAGAAGCAGATTTTCAAAAAAGGATGGAGAGCAAAACAAAACAGCAACTGCTTTACCATTGGAATGATATTGCCAGCGAACTCAAAATTGATTTGAATGATTACATGACGATACCACTTGCTTCACTCGCACAATATGAAAATGAACCACTCCCCGGCATGACGGAAAAACAAACGAAAGAAACGGTCGGCAAGCTTTGGGAAGGTCTGTACAAGCAGTATATAATCAAAGTTTTAACTGATAGAAACCCTGACACTTGCATGCCTCTCATCTTGCTTGATCGCAAACAGAAACATCTTCAAGTCATTTATAGACTAAATGGTAAAACTGAACAGCTTATTCAAAGAATCAAACATTAGTCACCAGCATTCGTATTATAGAAAGTCTTTTCAGTAATAAGACATTCTACGGGTATATCGAATGACTCATTTGGTACATGATCGACCAATTGAATGTCTTCTGAAACGAGAGAGACGGTTCTGTTTTTATAACCTGCAAGGTAACGGTCATAGAAACCGCCGCCAAACCCGACCCGGTAACCGCGTTTATCAAACATAAGACCCGGTACTACAATTAGATCAATGCTATTCTTCTCAACAATTTCTGTTTCATTGGGCTTTGGCTCCAAGAGACCGTAGTAAACAACCTCAAGCTGATCATAAGAAGTGAAGGCATGGAAAGTGAGCTGCTTTGACTCAGGTTCACATTTCGGCACACATACTGTCTTGCCCGCTGCCCATGCAGCCTCAATAAATGGCTTCGTATCCCATTCGAAACCTTGAGAAACCGTAATGGCTACCGTCTTCGCTTTTTTCCAAATCTGGCGGTTTTGCAAAATTTCGAGCATCTGTGATTCGATTCGTTTCTTTTCTTCGGAGTCAAGTGCTTTCAAATTATGTATTGTCTGTTTACGCAATTCTGTTTTGTTCAAAGTCATCACCTCGGGCATAACCTTATGAAACGAACCCTTACCAAATGGATTGATAAGGGTTCGTTTTCATTTAGCTTATTTTGTTTCGCGATGTAGCGTATGCTTCTTCAAACGCGGGCAATATTTCTTAAGCTCGATGCGTTCAGGATTCGTTCTTTTATTTTTTGTAGTAATATAGTTGCGATCTCCTGTTTCAGTACATGCCAATGTAACATTTACACGCATGGGTATCCCTCCAGACTTAAGCTTGACAAACTCAAGCAGCATTCGTTTTCATACTCGTTAATGATAGCAGATTTTCTTGGGACAGGCAAGATGATTCGTTTAAGAAACATGCAGATTTGATGAGGATTCTGTTATGATAAAACAAGAAGCATAATTCATTTCAGGAGGTCGCATACATGTTACCAGCTTTTATTACAATCGGCATAATCGCCATCGTGCTAATTATTTTGTCATTTTTTATGAATGATAGAATCAAGGAGCTGGAAAAGCAGTTTGAACAGTTCTCGATTGGTGCCATGCAGGATACATATCAAATCAGGAAAAAAATCAAGCTGCTTGAGGAAGAAATGCTTTTAGATAACTTCCAAAAACCAGCTATGTCAGGGACCACTAATAGAAAGCCAACGATCCTTCAAGATGTGCTCAGTTTCTATGAACAAGGCTTTTCCTTTGAAGAAATTGCAAGAAGGACATCCCTCTCAGCAAGTGATGTACAGGACATCATCCGTACGAACCGCTAATATTCATTAAAAGGAGAGCGCTATGAAACAAACAGTTCGGGCATTCGCCATTGGCCTGCTCACCGCAGGAGCAATTATCGCGGGTATCTATTACATATCGGAAGACGGATCTGCAAACAAAAAAGCAATGACGCGTGATGAAATGGCCGATGAATTAAAAGAACAGGGTTACCGCATCATAACTGAGGAAGAATACATTTCATTTAAAGTACAGAAGGACAAGCAGCAGGCTGAATTGAATAAAAAGCAACAGTCCACTGCAAAGTCTCCTTCCAAGACTCAATCTGAAAAAAATTCTACCGAAGACGATAAGGAAGATTCTTCAGAAAAAGCATTTACCCTTCAGATCGCTTCAGGAATGAAAACAGCAGAGATTAGTGAGATGCTTGCGGACAATGGAATTATTGAAGATGCCAGGAAATTTGATGATTACTTGGAGAAGAATGACTATGCCAACAAAATACAAGTTGGCAAACATACACTTTCAAATCGTATGAGCGAAAAAGAGATAGCCGAAACTTTGACAAAATAAAGAGCACCGCCAGCTGGCGGTGCTCTTTTAGTTCAATTGGCAGTTCTCCCCTTTGACTAGGAAGACGACCGCCTCTGCAATATTTGTTACATGATCTGCAAATCTCTCAATGTAACGGGCACAAAAAGCCATATGTAATGCATGCTGGAGTTCTCCTTCATCCAAAATCTGTTCAGCGAAGAGTTCTTGGACAATCGTTTCATAAGAAGAGTCTATTTCATCATCCATTACACAAAATTGCATAGCAAGTGCTGCATCCTCATTTGTAAATGCTTTAATAGCAAGCTTTGCCATTTCAATTGCTTTTCTTTCCATTTTCAGTATCGACGGATGGAGTGCCAGCGGGCTATCCGAGCGAAGCTTAAGCGCTGTCTGAGCAATGTTTTTCGCATTGTCACCCATACGCTCCAGATCACTCGCGATTTTGAGTGCTGTAACAAGCCTGCGCAAATCTGTGGCGACAGGTTGCTGTCTTGCCATCAGTAGAAAAGCCTGATTGTTAATATCCAGCTCTATTCGATCGATTACAAGATCGTGCTCTATCACTGACTTGGCAAGCTCTGTATTTCGCATCGCCAAGGCTCCAACTGCATCAGCAAGCGCATTGATTGCCGCTTCGCCAAGTTTGATGATCTGATTATTCACTTTCTCAAGATCTGCTGCAAAAACACTCCTCGCTGTCATTCCCATCTCTCCCTCCAATTTATCCGAACCTGCCGCTAATATATTCTTCAGTCGCCCGTTCCTCCGGGTTTGAGAAAATCTTATCAGTCTCTCCTGTTTCAATGACTTTTCCATTGAGGAAAAATGCTGTTCGATCAGATATCCGGGCTGCCTGCTGCATGTTGTGTGTCACGATAACAATTGTGAATTTTTCTTTCAATTCCAGAATCAGATCTTCTACTCGGTTTGTTGAATTCGGATCAAGTGCAGATGTTGGCTCATCCATGAGAATGACTTCCGGGTTCGTCGCAATTGCCCGGGCAATACATAGGCGTTGCATTTGTCCTCCCGATAGCGCGAGAGCGGAATCTTTCAGCCGATCCTTTACTTCATCCCAAAGGGCCGCTTTTGTAAGTGAGTCCTGTACAATTGTATCCAGTTCCTTCTTATTGCGAAGTCCATGAATACGTGGCCCGAACGCTACATTATCATAAATCGACTGCGGAAAAGGATTGCCCTTTTGAAAAATCATTCCGATTTCCTTACGTAATTCTACAAGGTCTGTTTTTTCGGAAAGCAAATTTTTTCCTTGGAAATTAATTTCACCAGTCATTCGTAAGTTCGGTACTCTTCTAGCCATTAGATTTAAAGTTTTGAGGAAAGTAGATTTCCCGCAACCTGAGGGACCGATTATTGCAGTGACTTCCCGCTTGGCAATCTCAAGTTCAATATCGTACAAAGCTTGATTCTTACCGTACCATAAGTTCAGCTCATGCACTTTAAAAGCTGTGTCCACCATGCTGCCAATCGCACTGCTCATTAACCGAACCTCCCAGAAATATAATCTTCAGTCATCTTTTCACGTGGATTGGTGAACAGCTGATTTGTACTTCCAGTCTCAATTACTTTTCCGTTTAAGAAAAAGGCTGTATTGTCTGAAATTCGTGCTGCCTGCTGCATATTGTGCGTCACAATAATAATGGTATATCGCTCTTTCAACCGCATTGTCAGATCTTCCACTTTAGCAGTCGAAATTGGATCAAGTGCCGAAGTCGGTTCATCAAGAAGAAGAACACGTGGTTTCATTGCAAGTGCTCTCGCAATGGAAAGTCTCTGCTGCTGACCACCTGATAATGCGAGAGCAGACTCATGCAAACGGTCTTTCACTTCATCCCATAATCCCACTTCTTGCAGACTGTTTTCCACCGCCTCATCAAGTAAGCTTTTTTTACGTACTTTATAAAACTTCAATCCATGGACGATGTTATTGTAAATCGACTTTGCAAAAGGATTGGGTTTCTGAAACACCATTCCGACTTCTTTTCGAAGAGCAATGACATTTACTTCCTTACTTAAAATGTCTACATCCTCATAAATGATTTGCCCTGAGTGATATGCTGACGGAATGGTATCATTCATCCTGTTCAAGCTTCGTAAAAAAGTGGATTTGCCGCAGCCTGACGGACCAATCAAAGCTGTAATTTCATTTTTGGGGAACGAAAGATCGATATTATCGATCGCAATCTTTTTGCCATAGCTAATTGTCAAACCCTTGGCTTCAATTAGAGGTTCTGCCTGATCAACACGAACTTGAAAATCGGGAACTGTTAATTTTGCCGGCTTAGCAACTTTCTTCTCGAGCTGAGCTGTTTGCATCATTTATTTCTCCCTTCTTACTTCCCTGCTGTCAATTTCTTCTCGATGATTTTTCCAATGAAGCGTGCCCCAATATTAAACAACAGTACAGAAATAACTAGTACAGCCGCTCCGCCAAGGGCAATTTCTTTCACATCAGGCATAATGCCGTTCGTGTTGACAGACCAGATATGAACAGCAAGTGTTTCTGCCGGACGAAAAATATTAAGTGGTGAATTGGCAGCAAATGGGTTCAGATTTGCAAAATCAAGCTGTGGTGTAGAAAGACCAGCAGTGAAAAGCAATGCTGCAGCTTCGCCGAACACTCTTCCCGAGGCAAGAATTGCACCAGTTAGAATCCCAGGGAATGCTGCTGGCAAAATGACTGTCTTGATCGTATGCCATTTTGTAATCCCCAGCGCAAGGCTTGCTTCCTGCTGTGCACGTGGAATGCTGCGAATCGCCTCTTCACTAACTCGTACCATCACGGGAATATTGAAAATTGTCAATGCCAGTGCTCCGCCGATGATTGTGTAGCCCCATTCGAATGTATTAACGAATAGAAGCAGTCCGAACATACCGACAACGATTGATGGCAAAGAAGCAAGCATCTCAATGCAGATACGCAGAAAGTCTGTCACTTTACCCGGCTTCGCATATTCAGCCATATACACACCGCCTAGAACCCCAAGTGGGACGGTGAACAGCATAGTGATGAACAAAATATAAAACGAATTGAAGAGTTGATCTCTAATTCCTCCGCCCGCTCGGACAATGCTTGATGGCGTTGTGAGGAAAGAGTTCGATATATGAGGCAGTCCTTGAACTAGAATATAGCCGAAAAGACTTGCCAGAATCGCTACAAAAATCAGTGCAACTGCAATAAACCCTGTCGTCGCCAGTTTATCTGCGAATTTCGCATTCATCAGGCATTCCTCCTCGCTGACAGATAACGGATAATGAGAATGAACAGGAAGGAAATTGCCAGAAGGACAAGCCCCATTGACCATAAAGTGTTATTCTCTACGCTACCGTATGTTGTATGTCCCATATTCAATGTAATAATGGATGTCAAAGTTGCTGATGGATCAAGAACTCCACCCGGCATGTCACGAACATTTCCGATAACCATTTGTACTGCGAGCGCTTCACCGAATGCTCTTGCCATACCGAGAATGATAGCTGTAAAAAGTGCCGGTTTGGCAGCAGGCACGACAACTTTTCGAATCATTTGCCACCTTGTGGCGCCAAGTGCATAAGCTCCATCCCTAAGTTCATCGGGTTGGCTCTTAATTGCGTCTGTTGCAATCGAAGTAATAGTCGGCAATATCATGACCGACAGGACGATAACACCTGCAAGCATGCTGTAACCAGTACCGCCGACTGTATTGCGGATGAATGGCACGACAACTGTGAGTGCGATAAATCCGTATACAACACTTGGAATACCGACTAGAAGTTCGATGACTGGCTGAAGCACTTTCCTTCCCCAGGAAGGGGCGATTTCAATCATGAAGATCGCGCCTGCAATGCCGAGCGGTCCGGCAATCAATGCTGACAACAAAGTGACAGAGAGAGAACCTACTATAAATGG is a window from the Aciduricibacillus chroicocephali genome containing:
- a CDS encoding DUF2759 family protein, translated to MVLGIILLVVALLSAVSVLRQLKLRNPLAIAFSGLSALAFGFFSIATIISEITA
- a CDS encoding YqgQ family protein — its product is MKSLYDVQQLLKKHGIIVYTGDRLGDLELLEMEIGDLYAAKLIGVDDYRMCRLLISKEKRLLGQ
- the phoU gene encoding phosphate signaling complex protein PhoU, coding for MTARSVFAADLEKVNNQIIKLGEAAINALADAVGALAMRNTELAKSVIEHDLVIDRIELDINNQAFLLMARQQPVATDLRRLVTALKIASDLERMGDNAKNIAQTALKLRSDSPLALHPSILKMERKAIEMAKLAIKAFTNEDAALAMQFCVMDDEIDSSYETIVQELFAEQILDEGELQHALHMAFCARYIERFADHVTNIAEAVVFLVKGENCQLN
- the pstA gene encoding phosphate ABC transporter permease PstA → MNAKFADKLATTGFIAVALIFVAILASLFGYILVQGLPHISNSFLTTPSSIVRAGGGIRDQLFNSFYILFITMLFTVPLGVLGGVYMAEYAKPGKVTDFLRICIEMLASLPSIVVGMFGLLLFVNTFEWGYTIIGGALALTIFNIPVMVRVSEEAIRSIPRAQQEASLALGITKWHTIKTVILPAAFPGILTGAILASGRVFGEAAALLFTAGLSTPQLDFANLNPFAANSPLNIFRPAETLAVHIWSVNTNGIMPDVKEIALGGAAVLVISVLLFNIGARFIGKIIEKKLTAGK
- the pstC gene encoding phosphate ABC transporter permease subunit PstC, with protein sequence MEAAQSTAKTRLLKKQRRLGSEFRGRLLVMTAAIIIIISTLSITAFLTAKGIQTFINGDVGLSEFLTSSQWNPTAENPQYGALPFIVGSLSVTLLSALIAGPLGIAGAIFMIEIAPSWGRKVLQPVIELLVGIPSVVYGFIALTVVVPFIRNTVGGTGYSMLAGVIVLSVMILPTITSIATDAIKSQPDELRDGAYALGATRWQMIRKVVVPAAKPALFTAIILGMARAFGEALAVQMVIGNVRDMPGGVLDPSATLTSIITLNMGHTTYGSVENNTLWSMGLVLLAISFLFILIIRYLSARRNA
- the comGC gene encoding competence type IV pilus major pilin ComGC, translated to MLIVLLIIAVLILLIIPNLAGKSKEVNKKGCMALKSMVQSQVTAYELAEGKFPANLDELVSGGYIEKDQKSCSSKQTLQYDSTTGKVTVSEKP
- a CDS encoding MBL fold metallo-hydrolase, whose translation is MNIQGMSLGPLGANCYIVFKGKDAIIIDPGSDAQAIEHAIDQLDLTPQAILLTHAHFDHIGALDEIRKRYQTEVYIHEDEKDWLQDSGLNRSKLFSGEDIVTSPAEHYLYEGKMEIGPFSIEVLHTPGHSPGSVSFVFHEDEKVISGDALFFQGIGRTDLPGGDRDILENSIKSRLYQLPDTYTVYPGHGPNTTIGSEKQNNPFVYVR
- a CDS encoding 5-formyltetrahydrofolate cyclo-ligase, with the protein product MTLNKTELRKQTIHNLKALDSEEKKRIESQMLEILQNRQIWKKAKTVAITVSQGFEWDTKPFIEAAWAAGKTVCVPKCEPESKQLTFHAFTSYDQLEVVYYGLLEPKPNETEIVEKNSIDLIVVPGLMFDKRGYRVGFGGGFYDRYLAGYKNRTVSLVSEDIQLVDHVPNESFDIPVECLITEKTFYNTNAGD
- a CDS encoding type II secretion system protein, translated to MKKSNGFTFIEMLVSISIILMLASLAIPIASKIKAERQKLSDTRMFIQLLHDELQHILYDKERKTNDNFTRKVRNRELSFSLYEEGVYQKGCVSWKNAVQKQESHCLYGHTSK
- the rpmG gene encoding 50S ribosomal protein L33, which codes for MRVNVTLACTETGDRNYITTKNKRTNPERIELKKYCPRLKKHTLHRETK
- a CDS encoding DUF2626 domain-containing protein, with the protein product MDRMFRVIAFWTGIFTVMFYIGDMQKTAILFLVQTAFFLTVGYLNLSERMYMYLFAAYCTVFFVGFTWYTEFILVPGFGH
- the pstB gene encoding phosphate ABC transporter ATP-binding protein PstB, whose protein sequence is MQTAQLEKKVAKPAKLTVPDFQVRVDQAEPLIEAKGLTISYGKKIAIDNIDLSFPKNEITALIGPSGCGKSTFLRSLNRMNDTIPSAYHSGQIIYEDVDILSKEVNVIALRKEVGMVFQKPNPFAKSIYNNIVHGLKFYKVRKKSLLDEAVENSLQEVGLWDEVKDRLHESALALSGGQQQRLSIARALAMKPRVLLLDEPTSALDPISTAKVEDLTMRLKERYTIIIVTHNMQQAARISDNTAFFLNGKVIETGSTNQLFTNPREKMTEDYISGRFG
- the comGB gene encoding competence type IV pilus assembly protein ComGB, whose amino-acid sequence is MKRFIKKRKKSSLSVDLQLRFLKRLLRLLERGYPLLESLEIIKWDQTMNRTASRMIALLKSGLPMDITFEKCGFNKSIASHLYFIHTNNDLVGSLEKSLSFFENRLLHAKKLQQTIRYPIVLFFVFTVLLFFIKQSVLPSFLELFQEGSGSAWTVKFSIRVIDYFISGFFVTCLLIIFITVFWLIQKKSLPIQKQISIYRRIPGIRSYLWLNTSYQFASHITSLLKTGMSFKEIFQHMSDQEKLPILAFYSSKINATLQKGAHLSTELTKLAFLDSNLSCIFEKNADYTSLEKDLDSYAEMVIDNIQRKIKNIIGFIQPLSFIVLGFFIIIIYMTLMWPMFQLIQSI
- the comGD gene encoding competence type IV pilus minor pilin ComGD is translated as MNCEKGFTLIESLLALSITGLLLFIAIPISSKFFDKLQEKLFFETLNQHLLVAQNEAITTNQPISLLIREADYNVKSVHHQLPFEQTLPDSYKFIGFPRRNEITFNYKGSISSAGKFSIKAKDKYYWFILPPGKGRARFEEK
- the pstB gene encoding phosphate ABC transporter ATP-binding protein PstB, which produces MSSAIGSMVDTAFKVHELNLWYGKNQALYDIELEIAKREVTAIIGPSGCGKSTFLKTLNLMARRVPNLRMTGEINFQGKNLLSEKTDLVELRKEIGMIFQKGNPFPQSIYDNVAFGPRIHGLRNKKELDTIVQDSLTKAALWDEVKDRLKDSALALSGGQMQRLCIARAIATNPEVILMDEPTSALDPNSTNRVEDLILELKEKFTIVIVTHNMQQAARISDRTAFFLNGKVIETGETDKIFSNPEERATEEYISGRFG
- a CDS encoding ComGF family competence protein, translated to MAIPPSEHGFTFISLLLGLTFLAIAFPLLAHTLKTAKHDSYYEELSIQQFFSVLRIELAQASNVHIDSDKRKISYKLPDDSETAGVAMIGQYEDLIRRQVDNLGHEIYLRGIQTVQFERLSYGLKVLIVGKGGEDYSKVIVLHEKQ